The Pseudophryne corroboree isolate aPseCor3 chromosome 12, aPseCor3.hap2, whole genome shotgun sequence genomic sequence gataagggatactcaacctgtactgcattgtttctgtgcaggataaatacaggctgtttttgcatgtagcctagtaatgttagacagctttatttttacactgcaatttagatttttagtttgaactcaccccacccaaatgtaaatctctctgcatatgttacatctaccccacctgcagtgcaacatggttttgcccagttgtgggcttttttgctttgcttacaaacatgaatatgGCCTGTAGCGCCTTAACAGTATTATTAATATGTCATTGATGGACGCTGTGGTGACTGCACATGCAATTGTGCATGTTAAGGATGtacaaaatgatttaaaaaaaaacagcagccaTAAAAAGTACAGAGACGCCCAGCGGAGCAATCCCAAAGGCACAGCAACTGTGTTCATATTCCCAGCACACATGCACATCCTTCAATAATTGTCAGCTTGAATAAATCAATGGTCAAgcagcatggcagcctgaacaGAGACATCGGAGGCATGCTGGTTGAGTACAGATTTGCAAGTGCACCCTGCGacacaccccaaaaatgacatgccagcatttTTGCCCCCACTACCCCATTAACGGTCACAAACAGTGCCTGACTGTCAATCTCTCTGCATAAAGGTAAGTGCTGTGAGAAGCATCTCTGTTAGactttggtgcatgtgcagtgcaaaacaTATGCACGCACAATTTTCCAATAATTGCTCAGTTGCAAACACAATGGTATAGCGTCTATCATCTCTACTTGTAAAGGCAACATGATGAAGGTTTAGGGAATGTCGTCTAGAAGTTTAAATCACCTGTCTGTTATTAGTCTATTATTCTGgggctttgtatacagtatgtcaatTTTGTTTTTGATTTTTGTTAGATTTTTAAACCGAATGTTAGCAAATCAGTCAATCCTATATTTGTGTATGTAAAAGTACAGATATTTTGCCAATATTCAATTTTGAATGGGATTTGGTTTTATATTTCATTTTACATtaaattttgcctttagtaaatttccacattacaaaatcaaATGAAAACTGAATGCAAAATCAACCAGAAACCCAAAAACGAACATTAGTTAATTTGCCCACAGATTTCAGATAGCTTCATTCCTCTCAGCAAGAAAAGACAATACAAATATGTGCCTTCCAACCTTTTATCTCATtgcattaaggtggtcattccgagttgatcgctagctgcattcattcgttgtgcagcgatgaggcaaaaaaacggcacttctgcgcatgcgtatgcggcgcaatgcgcacgtgcgacgtactattacaacgaacgatgtcatttctcacagggtctagtgaagcttttcagtcgcactgctggccgcagagtgattgacatgaagtgggcgtttctgggtgtcaactgaccattttcagggagtgttcgaaaaaacacaggcttggctgggcgaacgcagggcatgtttgtgatgtcaaaacaggaactgaacagtctgaagtcatcgcaagcgctgagtaggtattgagctactctaaaactgcacaaaaaaactttgccgtcgctctgcgatcctttcgttcgcacttctgctaagctaaaatacactcccagtgggaggcggcatggcgtttgcatggctgctaaagactgctagcgagcgatcaactcggaatggccacctaaATTACTAATCCTTAAAAAATGCAGATATGCATATTCCATACGGATTCAGAGACTTATGTAAATCTGAAATTTATGTAAATAGAGTATCTGCTGTTTGATGGTCTGCACATGTGTAGCTCTTGTCCTGCAACGTTAGTCACCATGCCCCaaaagccgcagcatgattgacatgctatcGGCTTTTGGGGGCAGCAATAGGGAGCATTCCAAAAAATGGGCAATGTTAGCCCCGTTTTCAAGGTGTACCAAAGCCATTTGCTGCATGCTTGGATGCAGCCTCACTGGCCACATCAGAGTGATTTTGACAGACATACCGAATAATCCGAGGGTTACTCAGATATCCAATATTAAGGCAGAGGGCCCAATGCTGTTACTTTGGAAGCAGCTATTGGAACACAGAAGCCTGCAGTGGATGACTTTTTAATTAAGAACAAAGATGAAGCGTTGATGCCATTAGTGTCCACCTCTGAGTCAGCCCCTGTCTTTCCATCCAAATCCTCCCATTGGCCATTGAAAATATTGCATGCTCTTCTTCAGCATCCTATGTATGCGGACCCACCCCAGGCTCCCCAGATCCTGCAAAACCCACAAGGGCtaccaggggcatagccagtactttgtgggccccatagcaacattttgaaggggcccctgtcccactgcttctagagagacacttctctgcagcaattgTTAATCTTATgtggtgatgtgcaccggacatttttcgggttttgtgttttggttttggattcggttccgcggccgtgttttggatttggacgcgttttggcaaaacctccctgaaatttttttgtcggattcgggtgtgttttgggttcgggtgcttttttttacaaaaaaccctcaaaaacagcttaaatcatagaatttgggggtaattttgatcccatagtattattaacctcaataaccataatttccactcatttccagtctattctgaacacctcacacctcacaatattattttttttcctaaaatttgcaccgaggtcgctggatgactaagctaagcgacccaagtggccgacacaaaaacctggcccatctaggagtggcactgcagtgtcagacaggatggcagatttacaaaatagtccccaaacagcacatgatgcaaagaaaaaaagaggtgcaccaaggtcgctggatggctaagctaagcgacacaagtggccgacacaaacacctggcccatctaggagtggcactgcagtgtcagccaggatggcagatttaaaaaatagtccccaaactgcacatgatgcaaagaaaaaaagaggtgcaccaaggtcgctggatggctaagctaagcgacacaagtggccgacacaaacacctggcccatctcggagtggcactgcagtgtcagacaggatggcagatttaaaaagtagtccccaaacagcacatgatgcaaaaaaaaaaaaaaagaggtgcaatgaggtagcggtgtgactaagctaagcgacacaagtggccgacacaaacacctggcccatctaggagtggcactgcagtgtcagacaggatggcagatttaaaaaatagtccccaaacagcacatgatgcaaagaaaaaaaagaggtgcaatgaggtagctgtgtgactaagctaagcgacccaagtggccgacacaaacacctggcccatctaggagtggcactgcagtgtcagacaggatggcagatttaaaaaatagtccccaaacagcacatgatgcaaagaaaaaaaaaagaggtgcaccaaggtcgctggatggctaagctaagcgacacaagtggccgacacaaacacctggcccatctaggagtggcactgcagttttctagcgagaggatgagtgcttccattctcatgtgaatctgaaccactagccatgaacataggccagggcctcagccgttccttgccactctgtgtcgtaaatggcatattggcaagtttacgcttctcatcagacgcttttcattttgatttttgggtcattttactgaacttttgtagtattcttgacgacacagaggtagagtagtggactactgtaccgtactgctatatattatatactggtggtcagaaaaattatgcactgtcctcctactatatatactgcgcacaaaaactaaaatgcaccacaggtatggatggatagtatacttgacgacacagaggtaggtagagcagtggcctactgtaccgtactgctatatattatatactggtggtcagaaaaattatgcactgtcctcctactatatatactgcgcacaacaactaaaatgcaccacaggtatggatggatagtatacttgacgacacagaggtaggtagagcagtggcctactgtaccgtactgctatatattatatactggtggtcagcaaaattatgcactgtcctcctactatatatactgcgcacaacaactaaaatgcaccacaggtatggatggatagtatacttgatgacacagaggtaggtagagcagtggcctactgtaccgtactgctatatattatatactggtggtcagcaaaattatgcactgtcctcctactatatatactgcgcacaacaactaaaatgcaccacaggtatggatggatagtatacttgatgacacagaggtaggtagagcagtggcctactgtaccgtattgctatatattatatactggtggtcagcaaaattatgcactgtccttctactatatatactgcgcacaacaactaaaatgcaccacaggtatggatggatagtatacttgatgacacagaggtaggtagagcagtggactactgtactgtactgatataatactggtggtcactggtcagcaaaactctgcactgtcctcctactatataatactaatggtccccagtccccacaataaagcacactgagcacagatatttgcagcatactgagcacagatatggagcctttttcaggcagagaacgtagatattttcagcacagtgagcacagatatttgcaagcacactgagcacagatatttgcagcacactgagcacagatatttgcagcacactgagcacagatatttgcagcacactgaacacaactgagagaacgctgcacgtcctctccctatcatcttcaatgcacaagtgaaaatggcggcgacgcgcggctccttatatagaatacgaatctcgcaagaatccgacagcgggatgacgacgttcgggcacgctcgggttaactgagcaaggcggaaggatcagagtctgcctcgtacccgtgtaaaatgggtgaagttcggggggttcggattccgaggaaccgaacccgctcatcactaatcttatgccctataatagtgccctagttcattttctgaaccatagtaaagccttatttaatgttatgcccaatagtagtgccctagtttcttttatgaatcgcagtagtgcttaagttcaccctatgtcatgtttcagagctgccagtacacattatgccacacagtacccccaattcacattatgatatatcgtTTTCAGATTATATAAAATTAAGAtgacctccagttcattttataccacacaaccatgagcaggtccaggggcatacctagatatattgcagacttcaaggaaaagtttgaaaggacccttacgtaccacccaatggcgaaaaatctttataacacatgtaactgtgacagggaaggtggcccctctcagctctgggcctcaaagcagttgcactgcctgcacctatgataaCTATGTCCTTGAGTGCTACCCGTCTCCAGTATACCCCCACTACTTAGGTGCCCAAGCAACCTACTATACCCACAGTAAGTGGACATCCTGATGGTTCATTCTGCACCAGGTGCAATACAACACCCAGCACACACTGCTTGCTCCAGGCTGTTACTGTACTTGCCAGTGTTACTTCTATGCATTAATACATACATAACGACTGGTTGCTGCTGGTAACCTGTACCTGTTGTGATACCAATTAAACCTAGTACCCTGGTTAAGAATGCCTCTGTGTTGCCTAACAGTCATATTCACATCTTCTGTGCACACTATTGTGGCTGTCATCCCAAAAGCCCAATAGGCTACATTTATCAACACATCCTACACTTATTTTAAGACAAATATTTAGGCAAAATCAACAAGTTTGTGCATTTGTGTGGAATTGTGTGGAATTCGCCCGTGTTTCACAAATTGGTTAAAGTCTTTTTTTAGTAGTAgggaatatttttcctttcaaaatATGAAATAATTAATTACTTTGTAGTTTTACTTATTTTAGCATATTACTTTATTTATAGATTTCATATAAGGTACTATCGCTACCTCCTTGCTATGGTGTATGCTATATGGGAAATCAACATGTCGACAGATATTCTACCAAATATCACGCTGGGTTTCAAATTATATGATACTTGCTACAATGAAGTTAGATCATTGATGGGGACATCATGGATTTTATCTGGGAAGAAACAGACAGTGCCAAATTTCAACTGTGACATGGAGGGCATACCGGCTGCTATAGTCGGTGACATGACTTCTAAGGCCTCAATACCAATGGGCAGAAGTCTTGGCCTGTACAGATTTCCACAGGTAAGTCACTACTACAGTAGCTCCTGCTGATTTAAGAGAGCactaaaggggagatgtatcaaacctcagtAATCAATCAGATCGTATTTATTTTGTAGAGTACTACAgtggataaatgatagctagaagttcATTGTTTTTTGAATTGTAACATCTCCAGTTGTTGTTTTAGAAGGTTTGAAACAAAACTCCCCAAACTCTTCTGGTCAATGATAAATACAAAAAAGTGAAGTGCTTCTAAAGTCAAGTTTTTCAAACActgcacataatgggggtcattccgagttgttcgctcgttatttttttctcgcaacggagcgattagtcgctaatgcgcatgcgcaatgtccgcagtgcgactgcgccaagtaaatttgctatgcagttaggtattttactcccggcattacgaggttttttcttcgttctggtgttcgtaatgtgattgacaggaagtgggtgtttctgggcggaaacaggccgttttatgggagtgtttgaaaaaacgctaccgtttctgggaaaaacgcgggagtggctggagaaacggaggagtgtctgggcgaacgctcggtgtgtttgtgacgtcaaaccaagaacgacaagcactgaactgatcgcactggaagagtaagtctcgagctactcagaaactgcacagagaagtcttttcgcaatattgcgaatctttcgttcgcaattttgataagctaagattcactcccagtaggcggcggcttagcgtgtgcaaagctgctaaaagcagcttgcgagcgaacaactcggaatgacccccaattttcCTTAATTGTATTATATGTTCCATATTCACTACTAAATTACATACTTGCAGGGATGTCCAGGAGACTTCAAAAATGTGGAGGTTCTTTCAGAGCTATTAAGAGAGCAGGATTTCCTCTCAGATCCTGCatcaccaacctggttttgccatgtaaatgatcgaTGCTTAAATTATGGGCATTCTCACACAAACTACTGCACCTCCAGCTTCTTGTACCCTataacctgtagtgcacatggttttgcacaactgctaacaaatttgctgctgcgatcaactctgaattaagcccaatgtgaCTGCATACTGGTGTACTTTGTGATGGCCAATGCAAAAAATAGTCACATGCTGAAAAGAATAGTACAACCTTACAGACTATTTTCAATAATTAGTTGGTAATAATATAGAGCAAATTACAGAAAATAGCCTAATCTTAATAGAATATTTCCATATACCTAATTAGTCCAAGTTGATACTAACTGTAATCATGTATTACTAGTGAGTGGTGTTATTCACACCACCATTTGTACAGTATGCTAAAGAATGTGCATGTCATTAACACACTGAAAAAAAAGGCATGCTTACACTACAGAACTGATTTGTTcctattgtttttgtttgaacctaTTCTTAAGAATACTGTATCTGGTCTACTTGAGTGTCAAGAATTTTTCTCTAGAAAAATACTATCTGTAGGCGGTAAAAGGGTATGCGCAGGTCATAATGTCTCTCATGAATATGGTATAATGAACTGTAGGTATATTCATGAATTAGATGATGTCAATATAATGCAGACACAATTTTCATTTTATTTGTGTGGTACTGTATGTGCTATTGAAGTTATTGGAGTTGACAAATATTTTGAGGATGTTAAGATATAACTTGAGACTACAGAGTCTTCTTATCCATGCCCAATCAGTAACATTCTCAGGGAATTCATCTCCTATCATTTTGATGGTGTTTCCAGCGATTTCTTCAAAAATATGCACCAGTGGGTTTTTTTTCTGGGAAAAACACAAAATATATTGAATGGTCAGACACTATCTAAAACACAGTCACAGTGTCAGTCTTTGCAGTCTTCTGCACTTTTGCCAGTACCATATTGGTACTACTACAATCATTTAAAATACTTAGCTGACATGCACATGTCCATTTGACACCAACATAAACCTGTTCAGCCACAACTGGCAATGTGAGTAAGATGCATGCAACTCCGAATCCTGTAATTGCTTAAAGTTCTACTTTATTGGGTCAGACTCATGTGCAGTGTGAAAAATTGCAAGATCCATTTACAAAGCAGATGTGCATGCAACTCTGAATaagacatatggggggtcattcagacctgatcgctcgctagctattttttgcagcactgtggtcagatagtcgccgcctataggggagtgtatatttgctttgcaagtgtgcgatcgcatgtgcagccgagcactacaaaaaagttttgtgcagtctctgagtagctctgaacttactcagccgctgtgatcacttcagcctgttctggcccagaattgacgtcagacacccgccctgcaaacgcttggatacacctgcgtttttccaaccactccctgaaaaagggcagttgacacccgcaaatgccctcttcctgtcaatctccttgcgatcggctgtgcaaatggattcttcattaaatccatcgctcagcaacgatccgctttgtacccgtatgacgcgcctgtgcattgcggtgcatacgcatgcgcagtttgggcctgatcgcagcgcagcgaaaaaacttagcgtgtgatcaggtctgaatgacccccatggggcgggatgtaatggcatccaagttcagcggctgtgcgggatgccggccaaactcagacaTTATTTTAAAGGGGCGATcacatacaaggcaaaaccatgccttgtaagtaattacccctttaaaaaaatgtatgcCTTCAACCGGCATCCCGCATGACCACAGAACTCAGGTGGCATTACATCTCGCCCATGAAATGTATCAAAATCGATCAAAATATCTAAAGAATGGAGATGTGGGCAGGTAGagaagattggttgctatgggcaatttcttcacttgttcacttctccactctttatatattttaatacattcACCTTATATTTTTTAATGTGAAATGATAATAGTTTATATTTTCATATGTTGTTTCTTCTTAATAGATAAGTTATGCAGCAGCACATCCAATCCTCAGTGACAAATTACAGTTCCCATCTTTCCTTAGAACCATACCTAATGATGACTATGAAATTGTGGAAATTGCAAATTTAGTGAGTCACTTTAATTGGACTTGGGTGGGGATCATAAGCTCTGATAATGAATTGGGAAGATCAGGTTCTCAATTACTTACCAAGGAAGTTGAAAGGCATGGAGGTTGCATTGCATTCCTTGAAATTCTACCTATATATAGCTCCATGGAGTCGGTTTTACAAATCATAGATGTTATCAAGAAATCAAAAGCCACAGCTattgttgtgtattccaccatggAGAACCTTATTCCTCTAATGGAGGAGGCCTCATTTCACAATATTACCGATAAAGTATGGTTTGGCTGCGGCAGCTGGTCCATCTCTTCTGACTTTCCAAGAAGAGACATTTTGACCACTTTAAATGGCAGTCTAGGTCTCTCACCTCCAAGTGGAAAAATTCCTGGTTTTAAAGAATTTCTTTACAGCATCCACCCCTCTAAATATCCAGATGACATCTTAATGAAAACTTTTTGGCAAAATGCTTTTGGTTGTGTTTGGAAAACAGACAATGCTTATAATTATACATTCTCAAACACTTCTGAAGATCAAGTTCATTGGTGTACAGAGAAAGAGAGATTAGACAGTATTGATCCAAATGTATATAATGTGAACACATTTGTATACACATACAAAATTCAcaatgcagtttttgccattgctcaTGCTTTGCATGAAATGCATTCCTGTTTACCAGGCAAAGGACCCTTTCTCAATGGTACCTGTTCTGATATTTCTAGTTACCAACACTGGCAGGTACAGTATAACATGTAAATGTATGTCCGTTCTGGATGATGTTTTGTGTTGATGATAAAAGATGCCTCCTTGAAATTGAAAGTACTGCTTTTGGTACTGTATGATTAGATGTCAATACAAATTCTCATATAGAAATTTCAATACCAAAAACTTAATACAGTGCCCCTACAATATATACATACAAGTAACCAATCTCCATGGGAAAAATATGCGCATCTAGAATAAAGCAAAGAGAGGAGAAACTTCAATGGTGCAGGACTTCTAATGTTTTAATCAATATAAAACAAACATATCATAGCCAGCTAACTGTTAAGCACAATAGCTTCCATTTAATTATAGCTTGCTCAGTTTCAGTAAGAATTCCATACAGCAACAGCACTTACAGTAGTTCTTGCCATGAGATCAATGCGTTTCATCCTAAGATTTCATCAGGGCAGGTTGAAACATACAGTATGATAATGATTATTGATCAATCCACTAAACTAAATCTAAAGTGGTGCTCACATATTTAAACTAACCATAAAGACAGATTAGGTTTGTGCAGCATTATCCAATCATGTTTCTATTTGCTTCCTTAATAAAATACATGTTATTGTATTGCAGCAAGTTTGTTTTTCTTCAAATAAATAGCCTGCTACTGTACAGATTCCTTACTTCAATGTATCAATTTTAAATTATTTTCTCCTAATCAAAATATTGGAAGATGATAATATTGAAGCACTACTAACTGTCATTGTTCAATACTGATATCTCATTAAAAATACtctagccaatttttttttttttgtcatactgtatactgtaacaggctgagtgcctaattcagacctgattgctcctctgcgaatttaCAGAGGATTGTGATCGGATAGTtgtcgcccagacagagtgaaaatctgaCCCATGCACGTCTGCATATgctgtgcaaaaagctttgcaaatgctggtcagctgcaaatccatttgcaactcactcaccactgattgatttttccagtctgtgcagtctgtgcgtagcccatgacttactcctacagtgtgagaaAAAAAACCAGGCTgagcgggccggagctgacgtcacacaccctcactgAAAATGCTTGGGTATGCCTGCGTtattactgacactcccagaaaacgtccagttgccACCCCCAAATGCCCGCATTCTGTCAATTAACTTGCAAATGCCTAGTAATCAATAATGATGCAGATTTCTTTTGCAGTATggccgcgcgtgcgcattacaacccaaacgcatgtgcagtcgttcaataatcgtccgacttgcgattttgcacaacagcgatcaggtctgaattaggccctgatatCTCCATGCACCTCTAATCAAAGGACACTTCAAaaacatgtacaggtttagggcgggatgtactatccttcgcccccgcgttaagtgccgttttctctccattcacactcaccgctccgctgcccgctgcTTCCCCTTTAACTCTCCCGTCTGCTCTCTtatttccctctccctcctcttcacggCCGCAGCCACGGAGTTCTCCTCTCGCTGGCGGTTGGCGCATGCACAAGGCTGGAAGCTGCAACTGCGGTGCAGGAAGCCTCCAGGATCCATTCAGAAAGGCTATGTGTGCATGCCCAGAAAAAAAAGTGAGTGGTGCGCATGCGCCAACCTTCAGGGAACTAGAttgaaaaaagaactcagctgcgcaataaaattggaaacatgaacaaaagcggacgtatgctgagataaattataaagaaaatttaatatgacaataaaagaaatttcatacaataaaacatatagtctggacttaaaccttataaggaaaatagtaaaataccctgtactggatatcagataaaacaagcacttgtggtgtgagcagtaacaatatgcaacatttgtatccaacaagtagaaACAGTATCGTATTCTGGATATGAATGAATTGTTAGAATGTGGAGTAATTCATAAGTTTTAGGCTGGTAACTGCAGTCCCATAAATGTATTAATGGAGGTCCTTTATGTAGAAATGCtccgatgtcagataaagtcaaaattacctctcccgtgggctggtttctaaccgagcgtcctcggttagattatcctgtgttgcccaccacgtagctgtcactgggagggagagtgcaaagcTTGCACTGGGCGGAGTCCTACACGGAGACGCTGCTGGAGGTATGAAGGAGCCGCTATCGAGACTGAGTTGCCAATGCTGTTCGTCAGGCCTCAATGTCAGCTGTGGCGTGCAGAGAATAATATGCCACTGCAGGGGCTGCAAGTCCAATATCGGTCTCTTAGTATAGATGAAAGTGCTTGTCATGCAAAATGCTTGTTAGGCAGAGTGTAAAAGTCCAGTAGGTAAAAAAGAATTGAAGAGTCCTAAccggtttcgtcacgctccacgtgactttctcaaaggtcaaCCGTCAGGGAGAGCGCTGCGATAGTAGAACTCGGTGGCCGCGGCAGTGAAGTGGAGGGAGAGGGAAATAAGAAAGCAGACAGGGGAGTTAAGGGGAAGCAGCAGGCAGCGGAGCGGTGAGTGTGAACGGAGAGAAAACGGCACTTAACACGGGGGCgaaggatagtacatcccgcccttagtatGGTGTGATTAGCGGGTACCCCTGGGGAAACTCTCAAACTCATTTTTTAGACTCTTTTCCAAAGAGCTTTAGCATATTTGAGAAATCTAAATGTTCTGCTATGATAGCAATTTTATTTTTACCAGATTTACAAGGGGTATATATAAATCCACAAACTCACATGTGATATttttaaatgatttaaaaaaaaatttgctttTTTCAGctactttattacataaaaaaagTAAACTTCCTTAATACTGCAGGGGAAAAAGTATTCTTTGATAAGAATGGAGATATACCCCTTTACATGGATATCCTTAACTGGCAGCTCTATGATAATGGCAGCAATCAATATGTCCATATCGGCAGCTTTGATGCACGTGCCCCAAAAGGGCATGAACTACAGTTGGAAGAAGAAAAGATTGTCTGGAATAGACATAGTCATGTAAGTGTAATGTGGCTCATACTTCATGGGAGATTTGGGGCAATTCCCTGTTCTCCCACAATCTGGGTTGGGCTTGGTGAAATCCAACATGCTAAAAAATCACCAATTTGCCAATTCCGACCAAAAAACAGTCAGGATTGGTGAGTTGGGGAATTTCAACATTCTGGATTTC encodes the following:
- the LOC134981035 gene encoding extracellular calcium-sensing receptor-like, translated to MVYAIWEINMSTDILPNITLGFKLYDTCYNEVRSLMGTSWILSGKKQTVPNFNCDMEGIPAAIVGDMTSKASIPMGRSLGLYRFPQISYAAAHPILSDKLQFPSFLRTIPNDDYEIVEIANLVSHFNWTWVGIISSDNELGRSGSQLLTKEVERHGGCIAFLEILPIYSSMESVLQIIDVIKKSKATAIVVYSTMENLIPLMEEASFHNITDKVWFGCGSWSISSDFPRRDILTTLNGSLGLSPPSGKIPGFKEFLYSIHPSKYPDDILMKTFWQNAFGCVWKTDNAYNYTFSNTSEDQVHWCTEKERLDSIDPNVYNVNTFVYTYKIHNAVFAIAHALHEMHSCLPGKGPFLNGTCSDISSYQHWQLLYYIKKVNFLNTAGEKVFFDKNGDIPLYMDILNWQLYDNGSNQYVHIGSFDARAPKGHELQLEEEKIVWNRHSHPPISVCSNPCPKGFRRSTGQGKKICCFDCVPCSDGDILNPNDSAECLRCPEDQWPNSSKEKCVPKPIQFLSYDELLGSSLTFISIICCALTLSVLCLFIVKHKTPIVKANNRELSYLLLVSIMFCFMCSLVFIGQPNMLTCMLRQVVFGIIFSICLSAILAKTITVIMVFSAPNPDSKIKRLVGLRIPIYIVPSCTLVQIVLCLLWLSTSAPFEELNMVAEIGTIIIECNEGSKVLFACVLGYMGLLASLSLLVAFLARNLPDTFNEAKFITFSMLVFASVWITFIPAYLSTKGKHMVAVEIFAIISSSAGLLVCIFFPKCYVILLQPEMNNKRNITGRK